From a region of the Candida albicans SC5314 chromosome 1, complete sequence genome:
- the IRR1 gene encoding Irr1p (Putative cohesin complex subunit; cell-cycle regulated periodic mRNA expression) — translation MARRSTRRQAANPVSYRESSDSEAEESFEPEEDDYSTRPTKRKANNKSSSASKKRKKSGTKTSKKSLKQLEEELEENYLYKALSSNEVNIQDIALDWIEEYEEDQVDDKYESITGLINFILRSCGSLHLFQPHDLSNLESSADTVDEIGIAFGDQSSHKYPFKAVPVFKKNALQLFKEIIDIAHEKGLLYKYDNNREEEEEESLASPLMSYILTWVTSLSSSPIRSLRYTSTEILFAIQLQLCKIIASVESSLERSQRQLSKIKKSNKSKYNTISKTIESCQLQKRTILEYFNDTGNIVIDRRYRDIDPQIRLACLKNLCEFILIYPDFFCQGIYLRYFGWLLSDPIAQVRIENTRSLLKLYRSISPADLTLGLRQFSEKYKSQIIKMSQIDSDAQVKLNILGICCELLRLGFLEEKDTRQVIENFPFSGPSKLQIEGARFVTILNEENLTGINDKYRLFIETYKPNQFETDLPFCLDIKSLINLLKFVADKPLHLVFQNMSSHYEGNWEMLVKYFLSDISSIKFSKKDEEEEEFVEGEEIEEFRQFIDLNSDERLILLKFIQGFVEYVYTKKNPEEVESQLVRLIEYLPQIQNVCVRSSKMFPVFLNIWTTLLKGRQSVYNISNKLDKLDQYDEISSEIIKYFKDFDTVAEFSSYFTALFDSHGLTTNIKFSIQTVLEELCEEVVKTISDQQSEDDDIDSTNTEVLEQTKLIKTLEVALPILQKIKQMGDFVNIANLSNMVDLLSSLVNRVLRKFDLALIMSQWKHNFLEQLPQFLPALTCLYDLTLVVVSWKFEKLVEIEKDEQRHYAIDLEFDGIVDLVNQTIRLIYECTNSVQFLDLKTLLISRYIDFMLSFKVFYVRFQADNSFDNFQEFFNSNMQLLLIKRDMQFQLLELFLIKEVRLGHLLNVDLDRDDEEDVNYEDYTEKIDESYLQEKSMFDDDDQTSQPSTEDSSTTRNQEVEAKKKEKIWNLEKDLSVFTLKLISLVNVSLVQDELYNRIKLNKDKLGSVFAKIIQQQDEHANTIKNQAVSNKERESEESRISENAQQSSVEDNNGNEVVERDESIAIEVDVPERGSMVDIETPSSVI, via the coding sequence ATGGCTAGAAGACTGACAAGAAGACAAGCTGCTAACCCTGTGTCCTATAGGGAGTCCAGTGATTCTGAAGCTGAGGAGAGTTTCGAACCCGAAGAAGATGATTACAGCACCAGACCCACCAAAAGAAAGGCAAACAACAAGAGTAGCTCTGCATCAAAGAAACGGAAGAAGTCTGGAACTAAGACATCTAAAAAGTCTTTGAAGcaattagaagaagaattggaagaaaattatttgtATAAAGCGTTATCTAGCAACGAGGTGAACATTCAAGATATCGCTCTTGATTGGATTGAAGAATATGAAGAAGATCAAGTGGATGACAAGTATGAATCTATCACTGGTTTAATCAACTTTATTTTGAGAAGTTGTGGATCGTTGCATTTATTCCAGCCTCATGATTTGAGCAATTTAGAATCCAGTGCTGATACTGTGGATGAAATTGGTATTGCCTTTGGCGATCAATCATCTCACAAATATCCATTTAAAGCTGTACCAGTTTTTAAGAAAAATGCATTGCAGCTTTTTAAGGAGATTATTGATATCGCCCATGAAAAGGGTTTGTTGTACAAATATGACAACAATcgagaagaagaagaagaagaatctTTGGCATCTCCTTTGATGTCGTATATTTTGACTTGGGTGACCTCGTTGTCAAGCAGTCCAATTAGACTGTTGCGATACACTTCTACAGAAATATTATTTGCCATTCAGCTTCAATTATGTAAAATTATAGCTTCGGTGGAAAGTAGTCTCGAGAGATCACAGCGTCAGTTgtcaaaaatcaaaaaatcaaacaaatcaaagtACAACACAATAAGCAAAACAATAGAAAGTTGTCAACTTCAAAAGCGTACAATTTTGGAGTATTTCAATGATACTGGAAATATCGTCATTGACAGAAGGTATAGAGACATTGATCCCCAAATTCGTTTAGCATGTTTGAAGAATTTATGTGAATTTATCTTAATATATCCTGATTTCTTCTGTCAAGGCATATATTTGAGATACTTTGGGTGGTTGTTGTCAGATCCAATTGCCCAAGTAAGGATTGAAAACACCAGAAGCTTGTTAAAGTTATACCGTTCCATTTCACCAGCTGATTTGACCTTGGGTCTCCGTCAGTTTTCCGAAAAGTACAAACTGCAAATTATCAAGATGAGCCAAATTGATAGTGATGCCCAAGTAAAGTTGAATATCTTAGGAATTTGTTGTGAATTATTAAGATTAGGGTTTTTAGAAGAGAAAGATACAAGGCAggtaattgaaaatttcccCTTTTCTGGTCCTTCAAAGCTACAAATAGAAGGAGCAAGATTTGTCACAATCTTAAATGAAGAGAACTTGACTGGAATAAACGACAAGTATAGGTTGTTTATCGAAACTTACAAgccaaatcaatttgaaacagACTTACCATTCTGTTTAGATATCAAAagtttgataaatttgttgaagttTGTCGCTGACAAACCTTTACATTTggtatttcaaaatatgaGTAGTCATTACGAGGGTAATTGGGAGATGTTGGTGAAATACTTTTTACTGGATATCTCTCTGATAAAATTTTCCAAGAAAGAcgaagaggaagaagagtTTGTTGAAGGTGAGGAAATTGAGGAGTTTAGACAGTTTATCGACTTAAACTCTGACGAGAGGTTGATTTTGCtcaaatttattcaagGGTTTGTTGAGTATGTTTACACTAAGAAGAACCCTGAAGAAGTAGAGAGCCAATTGGTGCGGTTGATTGAGTATTTGccacaaattcaaaatgtGTGTGTTCGATCTTCGAAAATGTTTCCGGTATTTTTAAATATCTGGACAACCTTGTTAAAGGGTCGGCAATCAGTGTACAATATATCTAACAAGTTAGACAAATTGGACCAATACGACGAAATAAGTTCAGAGATCATCAAGTATTTCAAGGATTTTGACACCGTTGCTGAATTTTCTAGCTACTTTACTGCGTTATTTGATTCTCACGGTTTGACAACCAATATCAAGTTTAGTATTCAGACTGTACTTGAAGAACTTTGTGAGGAAGTTGTTAAGACCATCAGTGACCAACAGTCGGAGGATGATGATATCGATTCGACAAATACTGAGGTATTAGAGCAAACAAAGCTAATCAAGACACTTGAAGTAGCATTGCCAATACtacaaaaaatcaaacaaatgGGTGACTTCGTCAACATTGCCAACTTGTCCAATATGGTAGACTTGTTGTCGTCTTTGGTGAACCGAGTGTTACGAAAGTTTGATTTAGCATTGATTATGTCGCAATGGAAGCATAACTTTTTGGAGCAGCTACCACAATTCTTGCCTGCTTTGACATGCTTATATGATTTGACGCTAGTCGTGGTATCGTGGAAGTTTGAGAAATtggttgaaattgaaaaggACGAACAGCGCCACTATGCTATAGATTTGGAATTTGACGGAATCGTTGATTTAGTCAATCAAACTATCCGATTGATTTATGAGTGTACAAATAGTGTGCAGTTTCTTGACTTGAAAACTTTATTGATATCAAGATATATCGACTTTATGTTGTCGTTCAAAGTGTTTTATGTTAGATTCCAAGCTGACAACAGTTTTGACAATTTCCAAGAATTCTTCAATAGTAACATGCAGCTATTGCTTATTAAACGAGACATGCAGTTTCAGCTATTAGAATTGTTCTTGATAAAAGAAGTGAGACTTGGTCATTTGTTGAATGTGGATTTGGATAGAgacgatgaagaagatgttAATTACGAAGATTACACTGAAAAAATCGATGAATCCTATctacaagaaaaaagtaTGTTTGACGATGACGACCAAACCCTGCAACCCAGTACTGAAGATAGCTCGACCACAAGAAACCAAGAGGTAGaagcaaagaaaaaggaaaagattTGGAACCTTGAAAAAGATCTCTCGGTCTTTACATTAAAGTTGATATCATTAGTCAATGTTCTGCTAGTTCAAGATGAGTTGTACAAtagaatcaaattgaacaagGATAAATTAGGGAGTGTGTTTGCAAAAATAATCCAACAACAAGACGAACATGCTAACACCATCAAAAATCAAGCAGTTTCAAACAAGGAACGCGAAAGCGAAGAGTCAAGAATAAGCGAAAATGCTCAGCAGTCGCTGGTAGAAGACAACAATGGTAACGAGGTGGTTGAAAGAGACGAAAGCATTGCCATTGAAGTTGATGTTCCTGAGCGAGGATCTATGGTAGATATTGAAACACCTTCATCAGTGATTTAG
- a CDS encoding uncharacterized protein (Putative RSC chromatin remodeling complex component; possibly an essential gene, disruptants not obtained by UAU1 method): protein MSAEPEIPKVEVPKLEESVTEDTPAPTTDDQNNQTPQVIDVEKLQHEFQESAKRYLVEQTAQVIVPSFAKWFDLSKIHDIEKKSLPDFFVEDGSGYKSSQDYKYIRDFIVNTFRLNPKEYLTITAVRRNLSGDVTNIIRIHQFLEQWGLINYQIDPKTKSSVLGPQYTGHFQITLDAPQGLVPFVPENAELTKATPSNVTKTDDLNNENIPTAKENELPLNLEIRRNVYATGEKKTNYKTNNIVHYSCSICGKDTTEVRYHNLKIKSYMYNPTSTINNASVLCEICYDQGLFPSSFHSSDFIQLKRTEEGEKWSEQEILLLLEGIEMFGTYEPPSSTGPVNVNANLNNQWDKISEHVATKTREQCIIKFIQLPIEDKFLTKLIKEENEKDTTKSVVSQSLVQDIAAKLVSTTEGREFISQNAEENLKHAQLEQTNLVNQVIELTLEKFNLKLKKIDELQANLLKYENQLNLERKQILLERWVQFEKISKLKESNPELSTVLDDLLKPVKINEIHKSVKQSNQTENGDDKMDVDESSNENDDNTSKLPVSVKEPKAYQFWSG from the coding sequence ATGTCAGCTGAACCCGAAATACCAAAAGTTGAAGTTCCCAAGTTAGAAGAATCTGTTACTGAAGATACTCCAGCCCCAACAACAGATGACCAAAACAACCAGACGCCGCAAGTcattgatgttgaaaaGCTACAACACGAATTTCAGGAATCGGCCAAAAGATACTTGGTGGAACAAACAGCTCAAGTGATCGTTCCATCATTTGCCAAGTGGTTTGATTTGAGCAAAATACATGACATTGAGAAAAAATCGTTGCCAGATTTCTTTGTTGAAGATGGCTCCGGTTATAAATCATCACAGGATTACAAGTACATTCGAGATTTTATTGTCAATACTTTTAGATTAAACCCCAAGGAATATTTGACAATTACTGCTGTTCGTAGAAATTTGTCTGGGGATGTAACCAATATAATAagaattcatcaatttttggaGCAGTGGGGGTTAATCAACTACCAAATTGACCCTAAAACCAAATCATCAGTTTTGGGCCCACAATATACTGGCCATTTCCAAATCACATTGGATGCACCACAAGGCTTGGTACCATTTGTTCCAGAAAATGCCGAATTGACAAAGGCAACTCCATCAAATGTTACAAAGACTGACGACTTGAACAACGAAAATATACCTACCGCAAAGGAAAATGAGTTGCCATTGAATTTGGAAATCAGACGTAATGTCTATGCAACTGGGGAAAAGAAGACAAATTACAAAACTAACAATATTGTTCATTATTCGTGCAGTATTTGTGGTAAAGATACAACTGAGGTCAGGTATCACaacttgaaaataaaatccTACATGTACAACCCAACATCAACCATAAACAATGCCAGTGTTTTATGTGAAATTTGCTATGACCAAGGCTTGTTTCCACTGAGCTTTCATTCGTCtgattttattcaattgaaaagaacCGAAGAAGGAGAGAAATGGAGCGAACAGGAAATcttgttattattagaagGTATTGAAATGTTTGGAACTTATGAACCACCATCTTCTACTGGCCCAGTAAATGTCAATGCAAACTTGAACAATCAATGGGATAAAATCAGTGAACATGTTGCTACGAAAACCAGAGAACAGTGTATCATCAAGTTTATCCAATTACCAATTGAGGACAAGTTCTTGACAAAGTtaataaaagaagaaaacgaAAAAGACACAACAAAAAGTGTAGTATCACAAAGCTTGGTACAGGATATTGCTGCCAAATTAGTTTCTACTACTGAGGGCCGTGAATTTATCCTGCAAAATGCtgaagaaaatttaaaGCATGCACAATTGGAGCAAACAAATTTGGTGAACCAAGTAATTGAATTGACATTGGAGAagttcaatttgaaattgaaaaagattgatGAATTGCAAGCTAATTTGCTCAAGTAcgaaaatcaattgaactTAGAGAGAAAACAGATTCTTCTCGAAAGATGGGtccaatttgaaaagataTCCAAGTTGAAAGAATCAAACCCCGAATTATCCACTGTTTTGGATGACTTGCTTAAACCAGTCAAGATCAATGAAATACACAAGTCTGTCAAACAGAGTAATCAAACCGAAAATGGCGACGATAAAATGGATGTTGATGAAAGCagtaatgaaaatgatgacAACACTTCCAAGTTGCCCGTGAGTGTCAAAGAACCCAAGGCTTACCAATTTTGGTCTGGCTAA
- a CDS encoding uncharacterized protein (Putative protein of unknown function; mutation confers hypersensitivity to amphotericin B) — protein MASSETLHTSNTSDSHITQKKTGFFNKLIKKSKDSKGSSKTLTQSELKSISSASRRSSIKNGKRDSIYSKQFVDDDNSSLYNDDMDDSTSIIDDETDDSMFETVDNSDSPASFEKIVTGNNSTFDNHTLSEKVMFPASTEGLDMDIPIDQEPPYVGLTYESFLSPKYVKTTRRNKQSPRVVNNLFLAQELNVNETAVNSGDAEAETEDEHDGLSHDEDFGGDTRREIFVMEFSKDGKYLAAAGRDSVIRIWKVISSPLARMEFNQLEKENGQPLRSNKRDSVFDTAPVFHRQPVREFRGHSSSVLSLAWSKNNFLITGSMDKTVKLWHVDRDRCLQTFEHEDFVTSVKFHPSDDRFFLSGSLDNGVRLWSVLENSVSYSKNLGDEVLITALEFSPDGLHCFVGGFNGSLFILETKGLFEVFRVEIKERSIVHPFVNKNGNKITGIKVFDNNLYQGSGVPGQLDKWTVLVTTNDSKVRIITTTQKRLITRFRGLTNNSSSIVAHSSDDQKYIISGSEDHYCYIWENNNSIINNKLKQSLKEFMIDGKQHISDFHHKHEKYSKFVSLNKFLNKFLEEDKDRKYDFVANENNSYTCFHAHHSRCNVAIFAPESTKKHLLLSDDLIYDLKRRGESCRISPSSCFTCNSKNHKLEDTVQSGDIIVTTDQFGLIRVFRQDCAYAYRRMFIDFYRKGQIKNCNDIQSITQSEKTLPIRRALTRRDRSTSRIRAPSLSPVRQSENSKSIRNILASKINSSVPSTPSSETSFSSTIGSSSIDTRHYPGVAVLPKNPMLSISAAARNPSFMQPGVSVPIDHDNVVEADRTGSDTTLGAESGTQTPQPTLNQDDMQSSRTSTVPQIVFSKESESPDATNNNHHSQLEGVKINSQSQSRGRTKS, from the coding sequence ATGGCATCATCGGAAACTTTACACACCTCCAACACTAGTGATTCCCATATAACTCAAAAAAAGACCggatttttcaataagTTGATCAAAAAGTCTAAAGATCTGAAGGGTCTGTCCAAAACATTAACTCAATCTGAATTAAAGTCAATTTCACTGGCTAGTCGGAGATCGAGCATCAAAAATGGTAAACGAGATTCTATATATAGCaaacaatttgttgatgacGATAACTCGTCGTTatataatgatgatatgGATGATAGTACCTCGATAATAGACGATGAGACTGATGACTCCATGTTTGAAACAGTAGACAATTCGGACTCGCCAGCATCTTTTGAGAAAATTGTCACAGGTAATAATTCAACATTTGATAATCATACGCTAAGTGAAAAGGTCATGTTTCCTGCCAGTACTGAGGGATTGGATATGGATATCCCTATTGATCAAGAACCGCCGTACGTTGGTCTTACCTATGAATCATTTCTTAGTCCCAAATACGTAAAAACCACTCGCAGAAATAAACAGAGTCCGAGGGTTgtgaataatttgtttttggcCCAGGAATTGAATGTCAATGAGACGGCTGTTAATAGTGGTGACGCGGAAGCTGAAACAGAAGATGAGCACGACGGATTACTGCATGATGAAGATTTCGGAGGAGACACCAGAAGAGAAATATTTGTCATGGAGTTTAGCAAGGATGGGAAATATTTAGCAGCAGCAGGAAGAGACTCTGTCATAAGAATATGGAAGGTTATTTCGTCTCCACTTGCAAGAATGGAATTCAACCAACTCGAGAAGGAGAATGGCCAACCACTACGCAGCAACAAACGAGATAGTGTTTTTGATACAGCACCGGTGTTCCATAGACAGCCAGTGCGCGAGTTCAGAGGTCATTCCAGCAGTGTGTTGTCATTGGCATGGagcaaaaataattttttgattacTGGGAGTATGGACAAGACTGTCAAGCTATGGCACGTAGATCGTGACCGGTGTCTTCAGACTTTTGAGCACGAAGATTTTGTAACTTCGGTAAAGTTTCATCCGCTGGATGACAGATTCTTTCTTAGTGGGTCTCTTGATAACGGGGTTCGTCTTTGGTCAGTTTTAGAAAACTCGGTTTCGTATAGTAAGAACTTGGGCGATGAAGTGTTGATTACTGCATTAGAGTTTTCGCCTGATGGTCTACATTGTTTTGTTGGCGGATTCAATGGCTCTTTGTTTATTCTTGAAACCAAGGGATTGTTTGAGGTATTTAGAGTAGAGATCAAAGAGAGATCAATAGTTCATCCATTTGTTAATAAAAATGGTAATAAAATTACTGGGATCAAAGTTTTCGATAACAATCTATATCAGGGCTCAGGTGTACCGGGTCAATTGGACAAGTGGACTGTTTTGGTCACAACAAACGATTCCAAGGTCAGAATCATAACCACTACGCAAAAAAGATTAATAACAAGATTCCGAGGACTAACAAACAACTCGTCGTCGATTGTTGCCCACAGCAGTGATGACCAAAAATACATTATTTCTGGATCTGAAGACCACTATTGTTATATCTGggaaaacaacaattcaattatcaataacaaaCTCAAACAATCATTGAAGGAGTTTATGATTGATGGTAAACAACACATTTCAGACTTTCACCACAAGCAcgaaaaatattcaaagtTTGTATCgttgaacaaatttttgaacaaGTTCTTAGAGGAAGATAAAGATCGAAAGTACGACTTTGTGGCCAATGAAAATAACAGCTACACCTGCTTCCATGCACATCATTCTCGATGCAACGTCGCTATTTTTGCGCCTGAGTCCACCAAAAAGcatttattgttatcaGACGATTTGATATATGATCTCAAAAGACGTGGGGAAAGCTGTCGAATCAGCCCATCAAGCTGTTTCACTTGCAACTCAAAGAACCACAAACTTGAGGATACTGTTCAGAGTGGCGATATCATTGTCACCACTGACCAGTTTGGTTTGATAAGGGTCTTCAGACAGGACTGTGCCTATGCCTACAGAAGGAtgtttattgatttttacAGAAAGGgacaaattaaaaactGTAATGATATTCAACTGATTACCCAATCAGAAAAGACATTGCCTATAAGAAGAGCCTTGACACGTCGTGACCGAAGTACCTCTCGTATTAGAGCTCCCAGCTTGAGTCCAGTACGACAGAGTGAGAATTCGAAGAGTATTAGAAACATATTGGCATCAAAAATCAACTCCTCGGTACCCTCCACACCCTCATCGGAGACGTCTTTTTCAAGCACGATCGGAAGTTCCAGTATTGATACACGGCATTACCCTGGAGTAGCTGTACTTCCAAAGAATCCAATGTTGAGTATATCTGCAGCAGCTAGAAATCCACTGTTTATGCAGCCAGGTGTTTCAGTACCAATAGACCACGATAATGTAGTGGAAGCAGACAGAACAGGAAGTGATACCACGTTAGGTGCAGAATCTGGTACGCAGACTCCCCAGCCTACTTTAAATCAAGATGATATGCAATCAAGTAGAACTTCTACAGTACCACAAATAGTGTTCTCGAAAGAATCAGAGTCTCCAGATGCCACAAATAACAACCATCATTCACAACTTGAAGGGGTAAAGATAAATAGTCAATCACAAAGTCGAGGCAGAACCAAATCATGA
- the TIF35 gene encoding translation initiation factor eIF3 subunit g (Putative translation initiation factor; repressed upon phagocytosis by murine macrophage; Spider biofilm repressed) gives MSTGLLDSWADAGDEFSAPPEVIANPDGTKTVITFRTNQDGKKVKITQKIKEVKVQEKVHPLIAQRKNWKKYGKEKNSPPGPDTSTTQLGEKVDLKLGTSWKQDEKKEEEDKAHERAQKIAVQTIKCRVCGGDHYTAKCPFKDTLGAAAGVTPSGTTPEPTSEGGAGAAGAGKYVPRHLRADANGNVPTREARDDSTTLKVSQLNSFVDEDMLRNELFAKFGPLQRVTIVRNRETGESRGFAYVSFATEEIAQRALDTFNGKGYHSLILHLEWSKKKKT, from the coding sequence ATGTCCACAGGATTACTCGACTCATGGGCAGATGCCGGAGATGAGTTTTCAGCTCCACCAGAAGTTATAGCCAACCCAGACGGAACCAAAACTGTGATTACCTTCAGAACCAACCAAGATGGTAAAAAAGTCAAAATAACCCAAAAGATAAAAGAAGTAAAAGTACAAGAAAAAGTACATCCATTAATTGCTCAACGTAAAAACTGGAAGAAGTATGGTAAAGAAAAGAACTCGCCACCAGGACCAGATACCAGTACCACACAGTTGGGGGAAAAAGTGGATTTGAAGTTGGGTACATCCTGGAAACAAGacgaaaagaaagaagaggaagacAAAGCGCACGAAAGAGCTCAAAAAATTGCTGTCCAAACTATCAAATGTAGAGTGTGTGGCGGTGACCATTACACAGCCAAATGTCCATTTAAGGATACTTTGGGAGCTGCTGCTGGTGTTACTCCAAGTGGCACTACCCCAGAACCTACTAGTGAAGGTGGCGCCGGTGCAGCTGGTGCAGGTAAATATGTTCCAAGACACTTGAGAGCCGACGCTAATGGAAATGTCCCAACCAGAGAAGCAAGAGACGACTCTACCACATTGAAGGTCAGTCAATTGAACTCgtttgttgatgaagatatgTTGAGAAACGAATTGTTTGCCAAATTCGGTCCATTACAAAGAGTCACTATTGTGAGAAACAGAGAAACTGGCGAATCCAGAGGGTTTGCTTATGTTTCCTTTGCAACTGAAGAAATTGCTCAAAGGGCCTTGGATACATTCAATGGTAAAGGTTACcattctttgattttgcaTTTGGAATGgtcaaagaagaagaaaaccTAA
- a CDS encoding arylformamidase (Ortholog(s) have arylformamidase activity and role in NAD biosynthetic process) → MEDISEEQEFKYGEHSLQKIKVFKYSSTNASTYIYIHGGAWRDPSNTFDEMRPVLGIPNANLIGINYRLSPEIKHPEHLIDILRALRFVKQNFDVSQITLLGHSVGATMILQLLHYRQIIRDGLKHTHKDDLSSLDNLFAYVNDNVLLSQVIFLDGIYDVVELLKEYPDYASFVDDAFVSNKHFADSTQLSSANESLDLPFSLVSKDTKFLIYQSLEDDLLSMKQTHLLIDYLSSKNQGFTLHVGNWGKHEEIFGKYREIVFSGNVP, encoded by the coding sequence ATGGAAGACATATCTGAAGAGCAAGAGTTCAAATATGGAGAACATAGTTTACAAAAGATAAAGGTCTTTAAGTACAGCTCGACCAATGCAAGcacatacatatatatcCACGGAGGTGCTTGGAGAGACCCCAGCAACACATTCGATGAAATGAGACCTGTTTTAGGTATCCCCAATGCTAACTTGATAGGAATAAATTACCGTTTGTCTCCAGAGATCAAACATCCTGAACACTTGATTGATATATTAAGGGCATTGAGATTTGTCAAGCAGAATTTTGACGTCAGCCAAATTACTTTATTGGGGCATTCGGTTGGAGCCACTATGATTCTTCAGTTGTTGCATTACAGACAAATTATACGTGATGGGTTGAAGCACACACACAAAGATGATTTATCCAGCCTAGACAACTTGTTTGCTTATGTTAATGACAATGTGCTTTTGCTGCAAGTGATATTTTTGGATGGCATTTATGATGTGGTTGAGTTATTGAAAGAGTATCCTGATTATGCATCGTTTGTAGATGATGCATTTGTGTCTAACAAACATTTCGCCGACTCAACCCAACTTAGTTCGGCAAATGAATCGTTGGACTTgcctttttctttggtttcGAAAGACACaaagtttttgatttacCAGTCCTTGGAAGATGATCTTCTTTCGATGAAACAAACACATCTATTAATTGACTATTTGTCTTCAAAAAATCAAGGGTTCACATTGCATGTAGGCAATTGGGGCAAACACGAAGAGATATTTGGCAAATACAGAGAAATAGTGTTTTCTGGTAACGTACCTTAA
- the NPL3 gene encoding mRNA-binding protein (Putative RNA-binding protein; required for normal flow model biofilm growth; nuclear export is facilitated by Hmt1p; transcript upregulated in RHE model of oralcandidiasis; Spider biofilm repressed), with the protein MDGPVEVTKQLFVRPLRNDVTREEVQDHFSRAAPVVEVRLMEGYAFVTFENEDDAKQALELLNDAEFNGEKLQIEFAKERREDTRGKYRLLITNLAEGTAWQDIKDFVREKTDSQPSYVKVFTNFDNGETTCSMQFQSREDLDRAIPLLDKAVFRDITIGAEEDTSPYIPPPPRGRGGFRGRGRGGFDRGFRGGRGGYDRYDRGGFRGGRGGFDRGFDRGGFRGGRGGYDRGGFRGGRGGFDRGGFRGGRGGFRGGRGGYDRGGYDRDNFNDRGGSYDRERSPTRF; encoded by the coding sequence atgGATGGTCCAGTTGAAGTTACTAAACAGTTGTTTGTCAGACCATTGAGAAACGATGTTACTCGTGAAGAGGTCCAAGATCATTTTTCCAGAGCTGCACCTGTTGTTGAAGTGCGTTTGATGGAAGGTTATGCTTTTGTtacatttgaaaatgaagatgatgcaAAACAAGCTTTAGAATTACTTAACGATGCCGAATTCAATGgtgaaaaattacaaattgaatttgctAAGGAAAGAAGAGAAGATACACGTGGTAAATACCGTCTTTTAATCACCAACTTGGCAGAAGGTACTGCATGGCAGGATATCAAAGATTTCGTTAGAGAAAAAACTGATAGTCAACCAAGTTATGTCAAGGTTTTCACTAACTTTGATAACGGTGAAACTACTTGTAGCATGCAATTCCAGAGCCGTGAAGATTTGGATAGAGCTATTCCATTGTTAGACAAAGCTGTCTTCAGAGATATCACTATTGGTGCTGAAGAAGACACCAGCCCATACattccaccaccaccaagaGGTAGAGGAGGTTTCAGAGGTAGAGGTAGAGGAGGATTTGATCGTGGTTTCAGAGGAGGAAGAGGTGGCTACGATCGTTATGACAGAGGCGGCTTCCGTGGAGGAAGAGGTGGTTTCGATAGAGGATTCGATAGAGGTGGATTTAGAGGAGGAAGAGGTGGTTATGATAGGGGTGGATTTAGAGGCGGAAGAGGTGGATTTGACAGAGGCGGATTCAGAGGTGGAAGAGGTGGATTCAGAGGGGGAAGAGGCGGATATGATAGAGGTGGATACGATCGTGATAACTTCAACGACAGAGGTGGATCATACGATCGTGAAAGATCTCCAACCCGTTTTTAA